In Arthrobacter sp. QXT-31, one genomic interval encodes:
- a CDS encoding EAL domain-containing protein has product MESRFPDEDPFPLQDLPGGGAPLVREQAYEIIQAVLSGTDPAGEEARERLREHVAAHPGNPETALREHLVFSRALARHLAGKPRPPREDVHRHQGERDMGRPGQERAAIEAVLRGDRLVTAFQPIHDLARKEVIGAEALTRFVWENGDDAGSWFRNAAAVGLAADLEFSALRTALAAAQDLPAHWSWP; this is encoded by the coding sequence GTGGAGAGCCGGTTCCCCGACGAGGACCCGTTTCCGCTGCAGGACTTGCCTGGCGGCGGCGCCCCGTTGGTGCGGGAACAGGCGTACGAGATCATTCAGGCGGTCCTGAGCGGCACTGATCCCGCCGGGGAGGAGGCCCGTGAACGCTTACGCGAACACGTCGCCGCGCACCCCGGAAACCCGGAGACCGCCCTCCGTGAGCACCTTGTCTTTTCCCGTGCCCTGGCCAGGCACCTGGCCGGGAAGCCAAGACCCCCTCGGGAGGACGTCCATCGGCACCAGGGCGAACGGGACATGGGCAGGCCTGGCCAGGAACGGGCGGCGATCGAGGCCGTCCTCCGGGGCGACAGGCTGGTCACCGCCTTCCAGCCCATCCACGACCTGGCCCGGAAGGAAGTCATCGGCGCAGAGGCCCTGACGCGCTTCGTGTGGGAAAACGGGGACGACGCGGGGTCCTGGTTCCGGAATGCTGCAGCCGTCGGCCTGGCGGCAGACCTTGAATTCTCGGCACTGCGAACTGCGCTGGCGGCAGCACAGGACCTGCCGGCCCACTGGTCCTGGCCCTGA
- the pcaC gene encoding 4-carboxymuconolactone decarboxylase, with product MSTATLNQELFDKGLATRREVLGDAYVQRSLDSADEFSMPMQELVTQYCWGDVWNRPGLERAQRSLINLAMISALNRPHELKVHVRGAIRNGVTKEQIKEVFLQVAIYCGVPAALESFRLAREVFKEMEAEA from the coding sequence GTGAGCACCGCAACCCTGAACCAGGAACTGTTCGACAAGGGCCTGGCCACACGCCGCGAAGTACTCGGCGACGCCTACGTTCAGCGCAGCCTGGACAGTGCCGACGAATTCTCCATGCCGATGCAGGAACTCGTCACCCAGTACTGCTGGGGTGACGTGTGGAACCGCCCCGGGTTGGAACGCGCCCAGCGGAGCCTGATCAACCTGGCCATGATCAGCGCCCTGAACCGGCCCCACGAACTGAAGGTCCACGTCCGCGGAGCCATCCGCAACGGTGTCACCAAGGAGCAGATCAAGGAAGTCTTCCTGCAGGTCGCCATCTACTGCGGTGTCCCGGCGGCACTGGAAAGCTTCCGCCTCGCCCGCGAGGTCTTCAAGGAAATGGAAGCTGAAGCATGA
- a CDS encoding NAD(P)-dependent oxidoreductase, whose product MSTIGFIGLGNMGFPMASRLAEAGHTLIVDDRDQGAIQRFQDQHPASRTVTGLKAWQEVDIIITMLPNSDIVEAVLTGGVAAAASLNTLFIDMSSSEPIRSRDLGARLEQQGMRYLDAPVSGGVRGAKNGQLAIMVGGRWQDMDQAKELFDVLGRSAIHVGQAGSGHAAKALNNLVSAASVAATVEALRVGERFGIDPKVLNDVLNASSGRSNTSENKVAQFMLSGTYGSGFPIGLMTKDIKIATALADSLNVAAPFSHDCEAIWQSVLDAGHGAEDHTRMFEYLANPITTPAFTDERQINA is encoded by the coding sequence ATGAGCACCATCGGCTTCATCGGACTGGGCAACATGGGCTTCCCCATGGCCTCCCGCCTCGCCGAAGCCGGCCACACGCTCATCGTCGATGACCGGGACCAGGGCGCTATTCAGCGCTTCCAGGACCAACATCCCGCTTCCCGCACCGTCACCGGCCTCAAGGCCTGGCAGGAAGTGGACATCATCATCACGATGCTGCCCAACTCCGACATCGTCGAAGCCGTCCTGACCGGCGGAGTCGCCGCCGCCGCGTCACTGAACACCCTGTTCATCGACATGTCCTCCTCCGAGCCGATCCGTTCCCGTGACCTCGGCGCCCGGCTGGAACAGCAGGGCATGCGCTACCTGGACGCCCCGGTTTCCGGCGGTGTCCGCGGAGCCAAGAACGGCCAGCTCGCCATCATGGTCGGCGGCCGCTGGCAGGACATGGACCAGGCCAAGGAACTCTTCGATGTCCTGGGCAGATCCGCCATCCACGTGGGCCAAGCCGGCTCCGGACACGCAGCCAAAGCACTGAACAACCTGGTTTCCGCGGCCTCGGTCGCCGCCACCGTCGAAGCACTGCGCGTTGGTGAACGCTTCGGCATCGACCCGAAGGTCCTCAACGATGTGCTGAACGCCTCCTCCGGACGCAGCAACACGTCCGAGAACAAGGTCGCACAGTTCATGCTCAGCGGCACGTACGGATCCGGCTTCCCGATCGGCCTGATGACCAAAGACATTAAAATCGCCACCGCCCTCGCCGATTCCCTAAACGTGGCGGCACCGTTCAGCCACGACTGCGAGGCCATCTGGCAGTCCGTCCTTGACGCCGGGCACGGCGCCGAGGACCACACGAGGATGTTTGAGTACCTCGCCAACCCCATCACCACACCTGCTTTCACTGATGAAAGGCAAATCAATGCGTGA
- a CDS encoding alpha/beta fold hydrolase, protein MAKFEPIKGGYVYLTVEDVEYRVYYEEAGQGIPLIVGHTAGSDGRQYRHLLNDAEVTSRYRVIAFDLPFHGKSLPPHGEKWWTKEYNMTKSRMMAFPNALSEALELDRPVYMGSSMGGHLAIDLASNFDDRYRATISVEGALRSAAEYVEVGMDGIRREFDNPNVSRTSTGAAMMLNISPYSPEENVREIQWEYQCGGPGVFAGDLYYYYYDHNVSPEEAAAIDTSKCMLYFLTGEYDPNTSPADTKEAANLVKGSKFWEMPRLGHFPVTENYDEFRKFLLPILEEIESKSA, encoded by the coding sequence ATGGCAAAGTTCGAACCCATCAAAGGCGGGTACGTCTACCTCACCGTGGAGGACGTCGAATACCGGGTCTACTACGAAGAGGCCGGCCAGGGCATCCCGCTGATCGTCGGGCACACCGCCGGCTCCGACGGCCGCCAGTACCGTCACCTGCTCAATGACGCCGAGGTCACCTCCCGCTACCGGGTCATCGCGTTCGACCTGCCGTTCCACGGCAAGTCACTTCCCCCGCATGGTGAGAAGTGGTGGACCAAGGAATACAACATGACCAAGTCCCGCATGATGGCCTTCCCGAATGCGCTCTCCGAAGCCCTGGAACTGGACCGGCCCGTCTACATGGGAAGCTCCATGGGCGGGCACCTGGCCATCGACCTGGCCTCCAACTTCGACGACCGCTACCGGGCCACGATCTCCGTCGAAGGCGCATTGCGCTCCGCGGCCGAATACGTGGAAGTCGGCATGGACGGCATCCGCCGCGAATTCGACAACCCTAACGTCTCGCGCACCTCTACCGGCGCTGCCATGATGCTGAACATCTCCCCGTACTCCCCGGAGGAGAACGTTCGCGAGATCCAGTGGGAATACCAGTGTGGCGGCCCCGGTGTCTTCGCCGGCGACCTCTATTACTACTACTACGACCACAACGTCAGCCCCGAAGAGGCCGCCGCGATCGACACCAGTAAGTGCATGCTCTACTTCCTGACCGGTGAATACGACCCCAACACCTCGCCGGCTGATACGAAGGAAGCCGCGAACCTGGTGAAGGGGTCGAAGTTCTGGGAAATGCCCAGGCTCGGACACTTCCCGGTCACGGAGAACTACGACGAGTTCCGCAAGTTCCTCCTGCCGATCCTCGAAGAAATCGAAAGCAAGTCCGCTTAA
- a CDS encoding EAL domain-containing protein → MLILENAAVEPARIMLELTERIQPGQLRPLLDALRPLRRSGMGLAVDEAGPDAASMRHIRVLKPDVLKVRPDLVAGIDTDPGRQYLLADLVEFGRQTSAVLAAVGIETGNELAVLTRLGISAGQGHFLGKPTLEPNDWATWSALAPEGTSRARHRAPEPRMETRNPSTDI, encoded by the coding sequence TTGCTGATCCTGGAAAACGCTGCTGTGGAACCAGCCCGGATCATGCTGGAACTTACGGAGCGGATCCAACCCGGACAGTTGCGCCCTCTTCTGGACGCCCTGAGGCCACTGCGCCGTAGCGGCATGGGGCTGGCGGTCGATGAAGCCGGACCGGACGCGGCCTCGATGCGCCACATCCGGGTGCTTAAACCCGATGTCCTCAAGGTCCGCCCGGACCTTGTCGCCGGCATCGACACCGATCCCGGCCGCCAGTATCTCCTGGCCGACCTCGTCGAGTTCGGACGACAGACCAGTGCCGTCCTGGCGGCGGTGGGAATCGAAACGGGCAACGAACTGGCCGTCCTGACCCGACTGGGAATCTCCGCCGGTCAGGGACACTTCCTCGGCAAACCCACGCTCGAGCCCAACGACTGGGCCACCTGGTCAGCCCTCGCCCCAGAAGGCACCAGCCGGGCACGGCACAGGGCCCCGGAACCACGTATGGAAACCCGGAACCCCTCCACCGACATCTGA
- a CDS encoding MFS transporter: MASTRGALTPAQIRRKSLISGTVGAIIEWYEYTVYGTAAALVFGTLFFPSTEPGVSQIAALASFGVGFLARPAGAFVSGHLGDRIGRKSTLILTFLIMSGSTAAIGLLPTYDTVGFWAPILLCVLRLTQGFAVGGEWGGAAIIAVENAPARRRGFFGAWPQIGVSCGLLLGTAAVAIAQTISGDQFNVWGWRVPFLISIVLAAVGLYIRLNASESPAFLAAKAEAERKQEHQKAPIPVVFKHHRKPLIIALFSRFAEAGNYYLFTVFLLSYVATTLKLPATYGLIAVMIGSALNIVMIPVFGAVSDRIGRKNTFFFGAAVIIVSAWPIFAMIQTGDPLAIIAGVTIFLTLGHAAVYSVLPAFYCELFPTEVRYTGISVGYQTAAILLAGFTPVIASSLVLWSGGTWPLVAIIVLTTAIAVAAVAAAKESKDFDLDTIGKTPSTAREHLSRATRSS, encoded by the coding sequence ATGGCCTCAACACGTGGCGCTCTCACGCCTGCCCAAATCCGGCGTAAGAGCCTGATCTCCGGCACCGTCGGCGCAATCATCGAATGGTACGAATACACCGTCTACGGCACCGCCGCAGCCCTTGTCTTCGGCACCCTCTTCTTCCCCTCGACAGAACCCGGCGTCTCACAGATCGCCGCCCTCGCCAGCTTCGGCGTCGGATTCCTCGCCCGCCCAGCCGGGGCCTTCGTCTCAGGCCACCTTGGAGACAGGATCGGACGCAAGTCGACCCTGATCCTGACCTTCCTCATCATGAGCGGTTCCACCGCCGCCATCGGCCTTCTCCCCACCTATGACACCGTTGGCTTCTGGGCTCCCATCCTTCTCTGCGTGCTGCGCCTGACCCAAGGCTTCGCGGTGGGCGGCGAATGGGGCGGAGCGGCAATCATCGCCGTCGAAAACGCGCCCGCCCGCCGGCGCGGGTTCTTCGGCGCCTGGCCACAGATCGGCGTCTCCTGCGGACTGCTCCTCGGCACCGCCGCCGTCGCCATCGCCCAAACCATTTCCGGTGACCAGTTCAACGTCTGGGGATGGCGTGTGCCCTTCCTCATCAGCATCGTCCTGGCCGCCGTGGGCCTTTACATCAGGCTCAACGCCTCCGAAAGCCCAGCCTTCCTGGCTGCCAAGGCAGAAGCCGAACGCAAGCAGGAACACCAGAAGGCGCCGATCCCGGTGGTTTTCAAACACCACCGCAAACCGCTGATCATCGCCCTGTTCTCACGCTTTGCCGAGGCCGGAAACTACTACCTCTTCACCGTCTTCCTGCTCTCCTACGTCGCCACAACACTAAAGCTACCCGCGACCTACGGGCTGATCGCGGTGATGATCGGTTCGGCACTCAACATCGTCATGATTCCCGTTTTCGGCGCAGTCTCGGACCGAATCGGCAGGAAGAACACCTTCTTCTTTGGTGCAGCCGTCATCATCGTCAGCGCCTGGCCCATCTTCGCGATGATCCAGACCGGGGACCCACTAGCCATCATCGCCGGCGTCACCATCTTCCTCACACTCGGCCACGCCGCCGTCTACTCGGTCCTCCCGGCCTTCTACTGCGAACTGTTCCCGACCGAAGTCCGGTACACCGGCATCTCCGTCGGCTACCAGACGGCGGCCATCCTCCTCGCCGGGTTCACCCCCGTGATCGCCAGCAGCCTCGTCCTGTGGTCTGGTGGCACCTGGCCGCTGGTCGCCATCATTGTCCTCACTACGGCCATCGCCGTGGCCGCCGTCGCCGCGGCCAAGGAATCAAAGGATTTCGACCTGGACACCATCGGCAAGACACCCTCGACCGCGCGTGAGCACCTAAGCCGAGCAACCCGCAGCAGCTGA
- a CDS encoding fatty acid desaturase family protein — translation MGVPITTTVPSLSLLPIRGPLAYSDAQAFPVLTKAYLQLSQQVRETGLLRRTPWFYALVGGVLAIGIAGCAALSVLLGPSWFQLLIAAALGILFTQVAFLAHEAGHRQILAGGPPTTCSPASGRCGGVSYSWWDSKHSRHHANPNKVGRDPDIEVDTISSSTWTRQSQGHSCPDHPPPGLAVLPAADTGGPESALSQPSPPALPRTGQGPQVELGLLALRFAAVLLPLFLLLPPGMALAFLGVQLGVFGLYMGATFAPNHKGMPVIDRDAKLDFFSKQVRTSRNISGGWWATWLMGGLNYQVEHHLFPSMPRPHLAKARRLVREQCTRLSVPYTETSIWSSYGTVITYLNRVGLAARDPFECPMTAQYRRR, via the coding sequence ATGGGTGTTCCGATCACCACCACCGTCCCCAGTCTCTCCCTCCTGCCCATTCGCGGGCCTCTCGCCTACTCAGACGCGCAGGCGTTCCCTGTCCTGACCAAGGCGTACCTCCAGCTCTCCCAACAGGTCCGCGAGACGGGCCTGCTGCGCCGGACTCCGTGGTTCTACGCCCTTGTCGGCGGCGTTCTTGCCATCGGGATCGCCGGCTGTGCCGCCTTGTCGGTTCTGCTCGGGCCGAGCTGGTTCCAGCTGTTGATCGCCGCCGCGCTCGGAATTCTGTTCACGCAAGTGGCTTTTCTCGCGCACGAGGCAGGGCACCGCCAAATCCTGGCAGGGGGACCGCCAACGACGTGCTCGCCCGCTTCTGGGCGCTGTGGCGGGGTGAGCTATTCGTGGTGGGACTCGAAGCACTCCCGCCACCACGCGAACCCCAACAAGGTAGGCCGCGACCCCGACATCGAGGTTGACACGATCTCTTCCTCCACGTGGACGCGGCAAAGCCAGGGGCATTCGTGCCCTGATCACCCGCCGCCAGGGCTGGCTGTTCTTCCCGCTGCTGACACTGGAGGGCCTGAATCTGCACTATCTCAGCCTTCGCCACCTGCTCTCCCGAGGACCGGTCAAGGGCCGCAGGTCGAGCTTGGCCTGCTGGCGCTGCGCTTCGCCGCTGTCCTCCTGCCGCTCTTCTTGCTGCTCCCGCCAGGCATGGCGTTAGCGTTCCTTGGAGTCCAGCTGGGAGTTTTCGGCCTGTACATGGGTGCGACGTTCGCCCCCAACCACAAGGGCATGCCTGTGATCGACCGCGATGCGAAGCTGGACTTCTTCTCTAAGCAGGTGCGCACGTCGCGGAATATCTCCGGGGGTTGGTGGGCCACGTGGCTCATGGGCGGTCTGAACTACCAGGTGGAGCACCACCTCTTTCCGAGCATGCCGCGCCCGCATCTGGCCAAAGCCCGCCGGCTTGTGCGTGAGCAGTGCACCCGGCTTTCGGTTCCCTACACCGAAACCAGCATCTGGAGCTCCTACGGCACCGTAATCACCTACCTGAACAGGGTGGGCCTCGCCGCGCGCGACCCCTTCGAGTGCCCCATGACCGCCCAGTACAGGCGCAGGTAG
- a CDS encoding GAF and ANTAR domain-containing protein, with protein sequence MDAKLPPVDELASFAARMSDLLLTHDDVGEAVRALTQVLIEAIPGSAGAGVSLMDARGQRTSTSATDPVVLEADQLQYDLRQGPCLTAWAQQTTILIDDTQSEKRWPAWIRGIAHLPLRSALSCPLSTPHGAIGALKIYSRNPGGFDSRTLRLAGLLARPGALMLANAQARDAAQHFRTGLVALKGHDALGTAMGILMVRRRCSREQAFAMLITISRERNQPLHQLAQEIVSGETTL encoded by the coding sequence ATGGACGCCAAGCTGCCGCCGGTCGATGAGCTTGCCTCCTTCGCCGCCAGGATGTCGGATTTGCTGCTGACCCACGACGACGTCGGAGAAGCCGTCCGGGCTTTAACCCAGGTCCTCATCGAAGCGATCCCCGGAAGTGCAGGGGCGGGCGTTAGTCTCATGGATGCGCGCGGCCAGCGAACAAGTACCTCGGCTACCGATCCGGTCGTGCTGGAGGCGGACCAGTTGCAGTACGACCTGCGGCAAGGACCCTGCCTGACGGCCTGGGCTCAGCAGACGACGATATTGATCGACGACACGCAATCGGAAAAGCGCTGGCCTGCGTGGATCAGAGGCATCGCCCATCTGCCACTGCGCTCAGCTCTCAGCTGCCCCCTCTCGACTCCTCACGGCGCCATCGGGGCCCTGAAAATCTACTCCCGCAATCCCGGCGGCTTCGATTCCCGAACCCTCCGGTTGGCCGGCCTGCTCGCGCGCCCGGGTGCCCTGATGCTTGCCAACGCCCAGGCACGCGACGCGGCCCAGCATTTCCGCACCGGATTGGTGGCACTGAAAGGCCACGACGCACTGGGAACGGCCATGGGCATCCTGATGGTGCGACGTCGCTGCAGCCGGGAGCAGGCCTTCGCCATGCTCATCACGATTTCGCGGGAACGAAACCAACCGTTGCACCAACTAGCCCAGGAAATCGTAAGCGGCGAAACCACGCTTTAG
- a CDS encoding GAF and ANTAR domain-containing protein, producing the protein MTEDDLEDAFERLHDLITGAEDLKGFLDGVAGFAAEKMSRVRGTQIECAVTLRRRKHSTTIAGSSEKAVMLDQIEQRMGEGPCVEALEVGHPVILSDAHNEKRWPNYCKVLSTEGYRSAVGIPLNLGPDSDGVLDFFAAPANEFAPDTLGDAHVYADMAARTLRLAIRISAAEQLADNLKAALESRTVIDLACGMIMAQNNCPQDEAIEILKKASSGRNEKLRVIAEEIVQRVSKSDAATYFEE; encoded by the coding sequence ATGACGGAGGACGATCTGGAGGACGCGTTCGAGCGGCTACATGATTTGATCACCGGGGCCGAGGACCTCAAGGGATTCCTTGACGGCGTCGCCGGGTTCGCTGCAGAAAAAATGTCCCGCGTCAGGGGTACGCAGATCGAGTGCGCGGTGACACTGCGCAGGCGCAAACACAGCACCACGATCGCGGGCAGCAGTGAAAAAGCGGTCATGCTGGACCAGATCGAACAGCGGATGGGTGAAGGACCATGCGTCGAGGCTCTGGAGGTCGGCCACCCGGTCATTCTCTCGGACGCCCACAATGAAAAGCGCTGGCCAAACTACTGCAAAGTCCTTTCCACTGAGGGATACCGCAGTGCCGTGGGGATCCCCTTGAACCTTGGACCAGACTCCGACGGTGTGCTGGACTTCTTCGCCGCCCCGGCCAATGAATTCGCCCCGGACACTCTCGGGGACGCGCACGTGTATGCCGACATGGCCGCCCGCACCCTGCGGCTCGCCATCAGGATCAGCGCGGCCGAACAACTGGCGGACAACCTCAAGGCCGCGCTGGAAAGCAGAACCGTCATCGACCTCGCCTGCGGGATGATCATGGCGCAAAACAACTGCCCGCAGGATGAAGCCATCGAGATTCTCAAGAAGGCATCCAGCGGCCGCAACGAAAAACTCAGGGTTATTGCAGAAGAAATTGTTCAGCGCGTCTCAAAGTCTGACGCCGCCACATACTTCGAGGAATAG
- a CDS encoding MFS transporter yields MSPISNTAWRPAHVTNGQIKFATVLALLAWAFAVYDFILFGTLLPELGKSLGMDEAAQAGLVTWMSAGAVIVGLAAGPVMDKFGRKAGMAFATTGAGVASVLTALAGLLPAPFLVLIRSFSGLGLSEQGVNGAYLSELYGASDDPRIKKRQGFIYSLVQGGWPIGAILAAALTAVLLPHIGWAGCFVFAAIPSFIVAALTRKLRESPQFEAISKIHQLQKSGAHAEAQEISAALGIEEHHKPSTMADIFRGRSLRTTLSLGLGHVLNYFPVQVFSVLGTTVITTIHHVSFTNSLAILLMSNVVAYLGYLTHGALGDRFGRRNVIAFGWITGGIVFTAMIFGPSDFWTVVALYSVGTFFLIGPYSCVLFFVGESYHTRIRGRGAAFVAAVGPIGAILASAAATGILGSGGTWATAAFYFGAIPCVLSGVAVLFARKNQHVADPVHTGADVVVEVAE; encoded by the coding sequence ATGTCCCCCATCAGCAACACGGCTTGGCGGCCGGCGCACGTCACCAACGGGCAGATCAAATTCGCCACCGTCCTCGCCCTCCTGGCCTGGGCATTCGCCGTCTACGACTTCATCCTCTTCGGCACCCTGCTGCCTGAACTCGGCAAGTCCCTCGGCATGGATGAGGCCGCCCAGGCCGGCCTCGTGACCTGGATGTCCGCCGGAGCAGTAATCGTCGGCCTCGCCGCAGGCCCCGTCATGGACAAGTTCGGCCGGAAGGCAGGTATGGCCTTCGCCACCACCGGCGCCGGGGTCGCCTCTGTGCTGACCGCCCTTGCCGGTCTTCTTCCCGCCCCCTTCCTCGTCCTGATCCGCTCCTTCAGCGGACTCGGCCTCTCCGAGCAGGGCGTCAACGGCGCATACCTCAGTGAGCTCTATGGCGCCTCCGATGACCCCCGCATCAAGAAGCGCCAGGGCTTCATCTACTCCCTCGTCCAGGGCGGCTGGCCTATCGGCGCCATCCTCGCTGCAGCGCTTACCGCTGTCCTGCTGCCCCACATCGGCTGGGCCGGATGCTTCGTCTTCGCCGCTATTCCGTCCTTTATCGTTGCCGCCCTGACCCGTAAGCTGCGCGAATCGCCGCAGTTCGAGGCCATCTCCAAGATCCACCAGCTCCAAAAGAGCGGCGCCCATGCAGAGGCTCAGGAGATTTCTGCAGCCCTCGGCATCGAGGAGCACCACAAGCCCAGCACCATGGCCGACATCTTCCGCGGCCGGAGCCTGCGCACCACCCTCTCCCTGGGACTCGGGCACGTCCTGAACTACTTCCCTGTCCAGGTCTTCAGCGTCCTCGGAACCACCGTGATCACCACCATCCACCACGTCTCGTTCACGAATTCGCTGGCCATCCTGCTGATGTCCAATGTCGTGGCCTACCTCGGCTACCTCACCCACGGCGCCCTGGGCGACCGGTTCGGCCGCCGAAACGTCATCGCCTTCGGCTGGATCACCGGCGGCATTGTCTTCACCGCGATGATCTTCGGCCCGAGCGACTTCTGGACCGTGGTCGCCCTCTACAGCGTCGGAACGTTCTTCCTCATCGGCCCCTACTCCTGCGTGCTGTTCTTCGTGGGGGAGAGCTACCACACCCGGATCCGTGGGCGCGGTGCGGCGTTCGTCGCAGCAGTCGGCCCCATCGGGGCGATCCTGGCCAGCGCCGCAGCCACCGGCATCCTTGGAAGCGGCGGCACCTGGGCGACGGCAGCCTTCTACTTCGGCGCGATCCCTTGCGTGCTCTCCGGAGTCGCAGTGTTGTTCGCCCGGAAGAACCAGCACGTGGCGGACCCCGTGCATACAGGAGCGGACGTCGTCGTCGAGGTCGCCGAATAG
- a CDS encoding nucleotidyl transferase AbiEii/AbiGii toxin family protein: MDDAQRAATGIALSVLADDGFILAGGQALAEHGVIARMSEDVDLFALYRRHTPETFAASVDKMRAALESVGYTVEVTRQYQAFASLTVEQGDTTVVMDLQRRQAPPQVACRPRPTAIHRTRDT, encoded by the coding sequence GTGGACGACGCTCAGCGCGCAGCAACCGGAATAGCGCTGTCCGTTCTCGCCGACGACGGTTTCATCCTCGCCGGCGGACAGGCACTGGCCGAACACGGCGTGATCGCCCGGATGTCAGAGGACGTCGATCTGTTCGCGCTGTACCGAAGGCACACCCCTGAAACGTTCGCGGCGTCCGTGGACAAGATGAGAGCAGCCCTTGAATCGGTAGGATACACGGTCGAGGTCACCCGCCAGTACCAGGCGTTCGCCAGCCTGACAGTGGAACAGGGCGACACGACGGTCGTCATGGACCTCCAACGGCGGCAGGCGCCGCCACAGGTAGCCTGCCGCCCGAGGCCCACGGCCATTCACAGGACGAGAGATACATAG
- a CDS encoding zinc-binding dehydrogenase: MHETSYGRVAVMTSPRVLDYAEYALPAPEPGAILMRVSRANVCGSELHIWNGKHPVKKSGGLGHEMVGTVAAIGKDRATDNAGQPLSVGDHIVATYFQTCDRCARCLGGQPNLCDNAYEFFGKQPGEAPHFHAAFGTHYYIHPRQHVYKVPDEIPDSVAASANCALSQVTFGIDQIGLQYGETLLIQGAGGLGLNAIAVAKERGAAVIVIDRSEPRLVQAQRFGADHIINMGEIPELDDRIEVIQGLTAGQGPDVAMEVTGAPAAFSEGLQQLRRGGRYVVMGNLSPGSTVPFDPGYVTRKALTIRHVDRYEGRYLHKSLKFLAEHQGKYPFGALVDATFTLDGVEEALEKSLAREVTRAAIVIDESS, encoded by the coding sequence ATGCATGAAACTTCCTACGGCCGTGTCGCTGTGATGACCAGCCCCAGGGTTCTCGACTACGCCGAATACGCGCTTCCCGCCCCTGAACCGGGTGCGATCCTCATGAGAGTCAGCAGGGCGAACGTCTGCGGTTCCGAACTCCACATCTGGAACGGCAAGCACCCCGTGAAAAAGAGCGGTGGCCTGGGCCATGAAATGGTAGGCACCGTCGCCGCTATCGGCAAAGACCGCGCCACAGACAATGCAGGCCAGCCGCTCTCTGTCGGAGACCACATCGTCGCCACCTACTTCCAGACCTGCGACCGCTGCGCACGCTGCTTGGGTGGGCAGCCAAACCTCTGCGACAACGCATACGAATTCTTCGGGAAACAACCGGGCGAGGCACCACATTTCCACGCCGCTTTCGGTACGCATTACTACATCCACCCCCGGCAGCACGTCTACAAGGTTCCCGACGAGATCCCGGATTCCGTGGCAGCCAGCGCCAACTGCGCCCTCTCACAGGTCACCTTCGGCATCGACCAGATCGGGCTCCAGTACGGTGAGACCCTGCTCATCCAAGGAGCAGGGGGACTGGGCCTGAACGCCATCGCGGTGGCAAAGGAACGCGGAGCTGCCGTTATCGTCATCGACCGATCCGAACCCCGGCTTGTCCAGGCGCAGCGCTTCGGCGCCGACCACATCATCAACATGGGAGAGATTCCTGAGCTTGATGACCGGATCGAGGTCATCCAGGGCCTGACCGCTGGCCAAGGCCCTGACGTGGCCATGGAAGTCACGGGCGCGCCCGCAGCGTTCAGCGAGGGACTGCAACAGCTGCGCCGCGGCGGGCGCTACGTCGTCATGGGTAACCTGTCACCCGGCTCCACCGTGCCGTTCGACCCCGGCTATGTCACGCGCAAGGCACTCACGATCAGGCACGTGGACCGTTACGAAGGCCGGTATCTCCACAAGTCCCTGAAGTTCCTGGCCGAGCACCAGGGCAAGTACCCCTTCGGTGCCCTCGTGGACGCGACCTTCACCCTGGACGGCGTCGAAGAGGCCCTAGAGAAGTCGCTTGCCCGAGAGGTTACCCGCGCGGCCATCGTCATCGACGAAAGCTCCTAA